The following proteins come from a genomic window of Paramicrobacterium humi:
- a CDS encoding ComEA family DNA-binding protein: MADDDKPSIGWMLARSSWLLLTLIPGPLATWFGFAVIATVARRGRWFGFAAFFAAAAIVAHLPLWGRWGDLAATLVFLAGIVAGLAVNPTWLRLLWTRRSGSNASRSRSTTWHRAPTATSSTRTTTIPGGTMTVTESRTTTTRSTSRSKRAEARAKAAAKQAEQQRAAEKRKAQDAAREQQLSDARRLLDEVGGSGADLYEAPVAASGAASAEPVDVNTAPVSALQKLPGMSRRTAKRAVKVREDKGGFASLDDFAASVGLQPHEIVRLRTAATCSPPPRGPRTFGRRVDY, encoded by the coding sequence GACGACAAGCCCTCCATCGGCTGGATGCTGGCACGCAGCTCCTGGCTGCTGCTCACCCTCATTCCCGGGCCCCTCGCCACGTGGTTCGGCTTCGCCGTCATCGCGACTGTCGCTCGCCGCGGCCGCTGGTTCGGCTTCGCCGCCTTCTTCGCCGCCGCTGCGATCGTCGCCCACCTCCCCCTCTGGGGACGCTGGGGCGACCTCGCCGCGACGCTCGTGTTCCTCGCCGGCATCGTCGCGGGCCTCGCCGTGAACCCCACGTGGCTGCGACTGCTGTGGACCCGCAGATCGGGAAGCAACGCCTCGCGGTCGCGCTCGACCACGTGGCATCGCGCGCCGACGGCCACATCGTCCACGCGCACGACGACGATTCCCGGCGGCACCATGACGGTGACCGAGAGCCGCACGACGACCACCCGCTCGACCAGCCGGTCGAAGCGGGCCGAGGCGCGCGCGAAGGCGGCGGCCAAGCAGGCGGAGCAGCAGCGCGCGGCCGAGAAGCGAAAGGCTCAGGATGCCGCTCGCGAGCAGCAGCTGAGCGACGCACGGCGACTGCTCGACGAGGTCGGCGGATCGGGCGCCGACCTGTACGAGGCGCCGGTCGCCGCCTCGGGCGCGGCATCCGCCGAACCCGTCGACGTCAACACCGCACCCGTGAGCGCACTGCAGAAGCTGCCGGGCATGAGCCGGCGCACCGCCAAGCGGGCCGTGAAGGTGCGGGAGGACAAGGGCGGATTCGCGTCGCTCGATGACTTCGCGGCATCCGTCGGCCTGCAGCCGCACGAGATCGTGCGTCTGCGCACCGCGGCGACCTGCTCGCCGCCGCCGCGCGGCCCCCGCACCTTCGGCCGGCGCGTCGATTACTAG
- a CDS encoding HepT-like ribonuclease domain-containing protein translates to MNNDRLSRTPAILADIARFAASARRVAARGHERFADPEDDDQRRIARSLIVDLSAAADRLPEEFREAHSDVDWRGIRAARNFIAHDYDGTDEKVLWEAVAVQFPLIVAALGIE, encoded by the coding sequence ATGAACAACGATCGCTTATCGAGGACCCCTGCCATCCTCGCGGACATTGCGCGGTTCGCGGCCTCTGCCCGCCGAGTTGCGGCACGAGGGCATGAGCGATTTGCTGATCCTGAGGATGACGACCAGCGACGTATCGCGCGTTCACTCATCGTCGATCTCTCGGCCGCTGCCGACCGTCTACCCGAGGAGTTCCGGGAGGCGCATTCCGACGTCGACTGGCGCGGGATTCGAGCTGCCCGCAACTTCATCGCCCATGATTACGACGGCACCGACGAGAAGGTTCTGTGGGAAGCCGTCGCCGTTCAGTTCCCGCTCATCGTCGCCGCGCTCGGCATCGAGTAG
- a CDS encoding helix-turn-helix domain-containing protein has translation MAQTQRHESLRQTRISEGLSQRELALRSGVPQPNIAAYETGRRTPSADTLARLNAALYRPSMARLRARRGSIIEAAARRGLSDVRVFGSVARGTATDASDVDVLVHPGPRASLFDLAGFRTDVREIVGVEVDVVSDRGVGPAMSGILAEAVPL, from the coding sequence ATGGCGCAGACGCAACGTCACGAGAGCCTCCGGCAGACGCGGATCAGCGAGGGCCTCTCACAGCGAGAGCTCGCGCTGCGCTCCGGCGTTCCTCAACCCAATATTGCCGCGTATGAGACGGGTCGGCGCACTCCCTCTGCCGACACCCTCGCACGCTTGAACGCGGCGCTGTACCGCCCGAGCATGGCGCGACTTCGCGCGCGACGCGGCAGCATCATCGAGGCGGCGGCACGCCGTGGGCTTAGTGACGTGCGGGTGTTCGGTTCCGTTGCGCGCGGCACCGCAACCGATGCTTCCGACGTTGACGTGCTCGTCCATCCCGGTCCCCGTGCTTCGCTGTTCGACCTGGCCGGCTTCAGGACGGACGTGCGCGAGATTGTCGGCGTCGAGGTCGACGTAGTGTCCGATCGCGGTGTTGGTCCCGCGATGAGCGGCATTCTCGCCGAAGCTGTGCCGCTATGA
- the betC gene encoding choline-sulfatase has product MSSDATARSTRPNILLIVVDQMAHDVIAALGHPSVLTPNLDELTERSAVFENTYCSSPICLPSRASLLTGRLARNLGVYDNGSELPASTPTLAHHLNRAGYTTVLSGKMHFVGPDQLHGFGERLTSDAAPASLVLTPDWSESPLPNPGTSVNRLRVEPVQPWSQQLGYDEEVLHTSLTRLRSLVAADAPFFLCSSFVHPHDPFLVPAEYWHRYDDIDIAPPRARAVPFEQLHPFDQWIQIHHEADRFPLDEDETRRARRAYFAAISYVDDLVGRLLAELDRLRAREDTVVVFTSDHGEMLGEHGMWFKRSYRDGAAKVPLLVSGPGIQPGRRTDVVSLVDLTATLIDISDRSDAAGPRPTLDGQSLVPTLRDPHAHGRDEAEFEYLAEGTVQPLLALRTGRFKYVLVRHQPPLLFDLEADPLEQHDLSDDPDYADVLARCRERLLGRVDIDELDARVRRSQRERRITLAGTPEGRSWDYRPSRNAIRLYPPLS; this is encoded by the coding sequence ATGAGCTCCGACGCGACGGCGCGCTCGACGCGCCCCAACATCCTCCTGATCGTCGTCGACCAGATGGCGCACGACGTGATCGCCGCCCTCGGCCACCCGAGCGTCCTCACACCGAACCTCGACGAGCTCACAGAGCGCAGCGCCGTGTTCGAGAACACCTACTGCTCTTCCCCCATCTGCCTCCCCTCACGCGCGTCGCTGCTCACGGGCCGGCTCGCCCGCAATCTCGGCGTCTACGACAACGGTTCCGAACTGCCCGCAAGCACCCCGACCCTCGCGCATCACCTGAATCGCGCGGGCTACACGACCGTGCTCTCGGGAAAGATGCACTTCGTCGGTCCCGACCAGCTGCACGGCTTCGGCGAGCGCCTCACCTCCGACGCCGCACCCGCGAGCCTCGTGCTCACGCCGGACTGGAGCGAGAGCCCCCTGCCGAACCCGGGAACGAGCGTCAATCGGCTGCGCGTCGAACCCGTGCAGCCGTGGAGTCAGCAGCTCGGCTACGACGAGGAGGTGCTGCACACCTCCCTCACGCGGCTGCGCTCCCTCGTCGCGGCGGACGCGCCCTTCTTCCTGTGCTCCTCGTTCGTGCACCCGCACGACCCGTTCCTTGTTCCTGCCGAATACTGGCACCGCTACGACGACATCGACATCGCTCCGCCCCGCGCTCGTGCCGTCCCGTTCGAGCAGCTTCACCCGTTCGACCAGTGGATTCAGATCCACCACGAGGCCGATCGCTTCCCACTCGACGAGGACGAGACCCGCCGGGCGCGTCGGGCGTACTTCGCCGCGATCTCGTACGTCGACGACCTCGTCGGGCGACTGCTCGCCGAACTCGACCGCCTCAGAGCACGGGAGGACACCGTGGTCGTGTTCACGAGCGATCACGGCGAGATGCTCGGCGAGCACGGAATGTGGTTCAAACGCAGCTACCGTGACGGCGCGGCGAAGGTTCCGCTGCTGGTCTCCGGTCCCGGCATCCAACCTGGCCGGCGCACCGACGTCGTCTCCCTCGTCGATCTCACGGCGACGCTCATCGACATCTCAGACCGATCGGATGCCGCCGGGCCGCGCCCCACGCTCGACGGGCAGTCCCTCGTCCCGACTCTGAGAGACCCGCACGCACACGGTCGCGACGAAGCCGAATTCGAGTACCTCGCCGAGGGAACCGTGCAGCCGCTCCTCGCCCTGCGAACGGGGAGGTTCAAGTATGTGCTCGTCCGCCATCAGCCGCCGCTACTCTTCGACCTCGAAGCGGACCCGCTGGAGCAGCACGACCTTTCCGACGATCCGGACTATGCGGACGTCCTCGCGCGCTGCCGCGAGCGTCTGCTCGGCAGGGTCGACATCGACGAGCTCGACGCGCGCGTTCGTCGCAGCCAGCGCGAGCGCCGAATCACCCTCGCCGGAACGCCGGAGGGCCGCTCGTGGGACTACCGCCCCTCGCGCAACGCGATCCGGCTGTACCCGCCGCTCTCCTGA